In Flammeovirgaceae bacterium 311, one DNA window encodes the following:
- a CDS encoding Na+/panthothenate symporter (COG4145 Na+/panthothenate symporter) produces the protein MNLASQELIIAGWTIIALYLLVTLYFVIKGASSTKSIADYALGSISFSPYAVGLSLAASMTSAATFIINPGFVAYYGLSGFLAMALMLPLGALVSLVIFTKGFRKVGTVIKAMTMAQWIGARYNNKSFALFFAFLSLLLITFVVLICVGLTKVLAAMLNTPELPTLAVIITVIFGYMMFGGANSMVYTNMIQALLMIVVAVLLLGSGLEHFKEGIEGFIGKLAAIDPQLAKPLNPQSPLFRDLFEVVFCQIVVGIAIVCQPHIITKSLLLKKDADVNRYLATGIVVEILFFCVVAAGLYARLAFPDLQVNGQPLAVDGVMSAYVLQEFSWVIGLVVLMGLIAAGISTLEGLIQSLSTTITSDIFSNLMGRRGKQLKNEVAVNRIVIFLLALISFFFSWQQLVAPDLSVGIFAQNGVYAYFSAAFIPVLFGIFFKRVPLMVPVAGAVVAVAVHFAIYYGRLTPYMQEAVRNPGVAAALAICSSVIFSGSIYILWRARTSKKLKTVKA, from the coding sequence ATGAACCTGGCATCACAAGAGTTGATCATAGCGGGATGGACCATCATAGCGCTTTATTTGCTGGTAACGCTCTACTTTGTTATCAAGGGAGCCTCCAGCACAAAAAGCATTGCCGATTATGCCCTGGGCAGCATCAGTTTTTCTCCCTATGCTGTCGGGTTATCGCTGGCGGCATCCATGACCTCTGCCGCTACCTTTATCATCAACCCTGGTTTTGTTGCTTACTATGGCCTTAGTGGTTTTCTGGCCATGGCGCTTATGCTTCCGCTGGGAGCGCTGGTGTCGCTGGTTATTTTTACCAAGGGCTTCAGAAAGGTTGGTACCGTTATCAAGGCCATGACCATGGCGCAGTGGATCGGCGCCCGCTACAACAACAAGAGCTTTGCGCTCTTCTTTGCATTTCTGTCGCTGCTGCTCATCACCTTTGTTGTACTCATCTGCGTGGGCCTTACCAAAGTACTGGCAGCCATGCTCAACACACCAGAGCTTCCTACCCTGGCCGTGATCATTACCGTTATTTTTGGCTATATGATGTTCGGCGGTGCTAACTCCATGGTCTACACCAATATGATCCAGGCCCTGCTGATGATTGTAGTGGCTGTATTGCTGCTGGGCTCAGGACTGGAGCATTTTAAGGAAGGTATAGAGGGATTTATAGGCAAACTGGCTGCCATAGACCCGCAGCTGGCCAAACCCCTGAACCCGCAAAGTCCCCTGTTCCGCGATTTGTTTGAGGTGGTATTCTGCCAGATTGTGGTAGGGATTGCCATTGTATGCCAGCCGCACATCATCACCAAATCGCTGCTGCTGAAGAAAGATGCCGACGTAAACCGTTACCTGGCCACCGGCATCGTGGTAGAGATTCTTTTTTTCTGTGTAGTGGCTGCCGGTTTATATGCCCGCCTGGCCTTCCCTGACCTTCAGGTAAACGGACAGCCCCTGGCTGTAGATGGTGTCATGTCGGCCTATGTGCTGCAGGAGTTTAGCTGGGTAATTGGCCTGGTTGTGCTGATGGGACTTATCGCCGCAGGTATTTCTACCCTGGAGGGCCTTATCCAGTCGCTCTCCACCACCATTACCTCAGATATTTTCAGCAACCTGATGGGCCGCAGGGGAAAGCAGCTAAAGAACGAAGTGGCCGTAAACCGTATAGTGATCTTCCTGCTGGCGCTGATCTCCTTCTTTTTCTCCTGGCAGCAGCTGGTCGCTCCCGATTTAAGTGTGGGCATTTTTGCTCAGAACGGTGTATATGCCTATTTCTCGGCCGCTTTTATACCAGTACTTTTTGGTATCTTCTTTAAGCGGGTGCCTCTGATGGTGCCGGTAGCTGGCGCTGTAGTAGCTGTGGCAGTACATTTTGCCATTTATTACGGACGCCTGACCCCATACATGCAGGAAGCAGTACGCAACCCCGGCGTTGCCGCTGCGCTGGCCATTTGCAGCTCAGTAATCTTTTCCGGAAGCATCTACATTTTATGGCGTGCACGCACCTCTAAAAAACTTAAAACCGTTAAAGCATGA
- a CDS encoding alpha/beta hydrolase fold containing protein (COG0596 Predicted hydrolases or acyltransferases (alpha/beta hydrolase superfamily)), translated as MTARIFLYCILLSCLSLSLQAQQQQKVLRVLDSIAISYTEAGRGKETLILLHGLGGTRDHWMRNLPGLSQHYRVLALDLPGYGQSQLQQLPEENLLLFFSKAVVALMDSLSVQKAHLVGHSMGGQLALLLALEQPQRVSSLVLAAPAGIETFTTQEATGLKAYAAASFQQKQSEEQIRQSWAMNFSAMPAETEPLIRARLALNEYDYYPTYAQVLQAGVSGMLEAPVASRLGEIKMPALIVFGAEDKLIPNRYLHPGLTTEAIAQQAQTVIPDSQLVLLPAAGHLLQFEQPEAFNKALLQFLKLNSTTKKSTP; from the coding sequence ATGACAGCAAGGATATTCCTCTACTGCATACTATTAAGCTGCCTGTCGCTCTCACTACAGGCCCAGCAACAGCAAAAGGTGCTGCGGGTGCTGGATAGTATTGCCATTAGCTATACAGAGGCCGGCAGGGGAAAAGAAACTTTAATCCTGCTACACGGCCTGGGCGGCACCCGCGACCACTGGATGCGCAACCTGCCCGGCCTTAGCCAGCACTACAGGGTACTGGCCCTCGACCTGCCTGGTTATGGTCAGTCGCAGCTACAACAGCTGCCCGAAGAAAACCTGCTGCTGTTCTTCAGCAAGGCAGTAGTAGCCCTTATGGATAGTCTGTCCGTTCAGAAGGCACACCTCGTGGGTCATTCCATGGGTGGTCAGCTGGCGTTGCTGCTGGCACTGGAGCAGCCCCAGCGTGTAAGCAGTCTTGTACTGGCAGCACCTGCCGGTATCGAAACTTTTACCACACAGGAAGCCACCGGCTTAAAGGCTTACGCCGCTGCCAGTTTTCAACAAAAGCAGTCGGAAGAGCAGATTCGCCAGTCCTGGGCCATGAATTTCTCTGCCATGCCTGCCGAAACAGAACCACTCATCCGGGCCCGCCTGGCACTCAACGAATACGACTACTACCCAACCTACGCACAGGTGTTGCAGGCAGGTGTGAGCGGTATGCTGGAGGCGCCGGTAGCCAGCAGGCTGGGGGAGATTAAAATGCCTGCCCTGATCGTGTTTGGTGCAGAAGACAAGCTGATCCCAAACCGCTACCTGCACCCCGGGCTCACCACCGAGGCCATCGCACAGCAGGCACAAACCGTCATACCGGATAGTCAGCTGGTGCTCCTGCCAGCAGCAGGTCATCTGCTGCAGTTCGAACAACCGGAAGCCTTCAACAAGGCACTGCTACAGTTTCTGAAACTCAACTCAACTACAAAAAAATCAACCCCTTAA